GCTTCTGGAGCGCATGTGATTCTCTCGAAGTTTGACCTGAGCAAGCGTTAGTATGACAGCGGGATGCGGGGGTTTGCAGTCTGACAAAAGCCGCAATACAGCATAACCTACCGCGTTCAAACGTTTTGCCGTCAGAAGTCCCCGAGCTCAGCTTGGCCTTCTTGTGCTTGTGGTCATCCTCCGACTTCAAATCGGCACCACcgtcctcctcatcctctgATGATAGACCGTCAAAGTCGTCCTCATCCGACAGGTCACCCTCGGCTTCAAATGCCTTTCTGCTTGATGCGATTCGCTGCTTGGCTGGGGCCGAAGTCTCCTTGTCCGACCGCGCCTTTTTCGTAGGCTTCTCCGACTTGGGGGGCTTGTCGGACGAGGAACTTTTCCTCTTGTCGCCCAGCTTTACGCTTTTGGTGGCCATTTTGATTGTGGGGTACCGAGAAGCCTCAGAACCGACCTTTTGAATTGGCGGGTTTTCCTGAGTGCCTTTTCCTTCCTCTTTCCTCTCACTGTCGCTCCCAAGACCCGGGCGCCAATTCGAAAAGGGTCGCAAGCAGCCTAggaattttttttgttatcgGCAACGGCGATAAGAAAAGACCCTTGCCTATTATGGTGGGCGGTGAAAGAGAATTGGACCTTGGCGACCCCACTGCCCCGCCATTGGCTGCCCCTCGCGTTGGCACCGCGCGCGGAGAGCTACCGACATTGACGTCGGGGGTAGGTTGCATATACGTAGAACATCCTCGCAACAGTACGATAAAGTATGCGAAGTTCCAATACAAGCACTCGATAGACTTGGACATTGAAGCAAatacataaaaaaaaagccacaaTGGGGCGCGAAGACCAAATAGAAGAGAGGGAAGTCCTCGAATCAATTTTTCCCGATGAAATCACAGGTAAGCTTCCCGTCCATCGCAAGGCGTCGGTCGACTTGCAAGACTACTCCAAAAGGGATGCGCTGACCGGAAAGCCTGTCTCTCCACGCCACTACAGACATAACCGAAACCGAGTTCCGCATATCAATAACCCTTGACATCCCCGAAGATGACACCGAGTCCGAACCGCCCGTGATGCTCCTGACAGTCCAGTACCCAGAGGCGTACCCAGACGTAGCTCCGAGGCTCGACCTCGCCGCGCCGCAAAACAGCACCTCATCGCATCCCTACTTCAACGTATCAGACGACAAGGAGACGCTGCTTGCGGGAGTCGAGGAGACCATCAACGAAAACCTGGGCATGGCCATGGTGTTCACGGTGGTGTCGGCGCTCAAGGAGGCGGCGGAGCAGCTGGTCGTCGACCGTCGCGAGGCCAAGGCCCGCGAgcaggaggaggcggcgctggcggccGAGCGTGAGGAGAACAAAAAGTTCCACGGCGAGCCCGTCAACCCCGAGTCGTTCATGCGCTGGAGGGCAGGGTTCCTGAAGGAGATGGAGGAGCAGAGGCtgcgcgaggaggaggagaggctggccgagctcaagaagcaaaaggtcAAGGAGCCTGTCAAGCTGACGGGGAAGCAGCTGTGGCAGCAGGGCTTGGTCGGCAAGGTTGtcgaggatgacgacgacgacgatgcgcCTGTGGCTGAGGTGGAGAAGCTCAAGGTCGCTGCATGATGGGGTGTGGGGAAGACTGTTTCTAGTAGGAATTGCATGTGGAAAAGGCGTTTTATGGGTTGGGCCCGATATGATTTCAGCTGTGTCCTTTTTTTATGTTGTCAGAACACTCATGACGCTCAAATCTGGTAGCCATCGCAAGCATTTGTTTGGCCCCTATGTCTCTATTATGGGCTGCTGATAACACAACGACGGTCGAATGGtcagccttttttttaaacGTCCCTCAACTCCAACGCGAATCGATTTTGGCATTTCCATGGCAAAGTCCAGTATGGGCAAGAACTTTGAAGAGCCTAATGTGAACTGTCCACCAGGTTGGGCAATGAGGCGACTCTCATCTCAACCCATGACCTTATCTCCATCtccctcctcgtcgtcttcatcatCTTCCCAGCCATcatcttcgtcgtcgtcatcatcatccgcCGCCTCTCCCAGCTCCTTGTTGAGCGTGCCCAGAAGCTCCTGCGCATGCTGGCCTAGCCGGTCATCCTCGTATTCTTGCGCCGCAAACAGCGTCAAGCACTGCTTCAGCCACCGCCTAGCCGACGCCCAGATGGTCTTCCAGTCGTCCTCGACACCATCCTTGGCAGcggccttgagcttctccCCGATAAGGAACTGCCCAAAGCCACCAAGGTACAGCACCTCAACGCTCGAATCATCCTCCTTGATTAGCCGCTCCGTGACCTCGATAGCCCTATCCTCCCACTCGACCTCGAGCAGCAGCCTCACCAAGCTGACCCTGGTTGGGAACGGCGGGACGGCAGCGTCATCCTCGCCCGACCACCAGGGGTCCATGCTTCGCGTGAGCGCCGTACGCGCCTCGTCCGGCTTGCCCTGCGATATCCTGACATTTGCAACCGTCTGCCACGCGTCGGCCAGGTCGGGAGCCAGCATGGTGGCCTCGGTGATGAGCGCCTCGCACCGCTGCTCCGCGTCAGTCTCCCAGCTCAGGTCCGTCATGTAAACCTCTGCCACGGCGCAGAGCGCGCTGCTCAGCCGCCTGTTAAGGTCCCTCCTTGCCTCGTCGACCAGTGTCTTTTGCCTGTCCGTCAGGCCCGCCGCTACTGCCCGCTCCTCTACCCTCGCCAGCGCGGCCCGCAGCACCCCGGCCCCGCGCTCCAGCCACCTGACCGAGTCCGCGCCGCCATCCTCGCTCAGCTGCGCGAGCCAGAGGTATTTTTCGGCCCTGGCGCCCAGGTTGACCCCTCCTGTGCCTGCACCGCCGCCCTGGATGAGCGCATCCCACCACTCACCCGCGTCCTCTTCGACGTCCACCTCGGCGGCCTGGAGGAGCTGCGTCCTGGCCGCCTCGCCGTCGCCAACCTCGAGCAAGACCTCGCCTAGGAGCGTgcgggcctcggcctcgaggcGCTCCGGTGCTGCCTCGACCGCATCCTTGGCCGTCCGCAGTGCCGACGTCACGTCTCCCTGCTCCAGGAGCGCCGTCGCCTCCGCCAGCAGCTGCTTGGTCCGCCGTGCGTTGTTAGCGCTGTCGGCGCCGCTTCGGTTTTTTTGCCGGCTGCGGGCCTTCTTGTTGTGTGGTCTCGTCGGCGCcatgtctctttttttttcttttttcttttttttcgttattaGATCTACGTTTTGCTTCTCGATTCCTTTCTATATTTGTCGTCGCGGGGCGGCCCACGGAGGGGGTGCCGTTGTCGTAGTGCTTTCGAGCTGTTTTGTTTGTCGTCTTATCTGGTAGTTCATCTGGATGTAGCAGGTTTTTCTGGAAATTATCGTCCTCTTGTCCGTCAGTATAAAGCAGAAAGTACACCGGGTGCCTAACGTTAATCGACCCGACGCGATAGAGGGACCTTGTTACAGTTCACTCcgccaacttttttttttgttatcttATCGCCTAGCAACGAGGGGTTTGCAGGAGGGCGACTAATGACATAATGCTATCTACCCTGCACCAGGTCAATCGACTGCAGAGAGACGGTTGACTTGTAATTCAAGACAACCTAATTACAAAATACCCGTTTGAAACAGCGCCATGTTGACATGATATGGAATTGTTCAATAAGAACACATACCAATTAACCATTGCATAATGCTTCGCTGTGGCTGATGGTTCAAATGGACATATACATTGGGCACAGAAAGGATACTTGAGGTGATGATGCCTCCTTATCTTGTGTATCTTCACTGCTCAGAATGGGAACTTGACTACTTCTCCAGCTCTCATGTTCATCTTTGCTACCGGTAGATACAGACTTTCAGCTCCGCTATCTGACTGCTCATCTTCCTCATTCTTTCATTCGCCGGCCCGCTTCTCCATAACAACCCCTGTATTACTCAACGCTTGTTCTCTATAAATCCTCAAAACGCCCGCATTTTGCCCATAAGGGCAAACCAACGGCACAAGAAGTTCCAGTAAAATAGACATACCCCGTGACTTTTGACCCGTAGTCCCAAAATAAAAACAGAACAAACAGAAACTTTTTTTGTATGCATCTGACGCCCCGGTACCTTTGGTCGTTGATTGTGCCTGTGCATAGGAATGGGTATTGCACGTCCCTCGAGAACCGAACAAGAAACGCCTAAATGTGGAAACCCCTCCGGAACAAGTCTTGGAAATGACAGATAAGGTGAGGGCTAAAACATTAGTTGCCCCATAAAtggttgaaaaaaaagacaaacagtTGATCATGTCGACAACTTCTGAAAATGAAAACAAGACCGGAACACCACAGCCATGGCCCTAAGCTTGAATGAAGGAATCCGTCCCACGATTATagtaaaacaaaaaacataCAGCCGGAGGTCGCTCGCTTGATGGATGACCTCTTCGGGTCGATTATGAATCGTCTTGATAGTTCGTGCGATAGCACGCAAGTGCTCAGAGATTGATCAAGTTGGTTCGAGAGCTTTTCGAATACCATGACTTGGTGTGACCTGCCACAAGCCAAGTATATGGTGTTTCGTCGTTGATAAGATACTCGTGAATGCGGTGTTCGTTTTGGGGATTTCTGGTGAGTAGATCTGAGCGGGGATCCCGACGTTAGGGCCAGTCAACATGTCCCACAAGATCGATGTCTTGGAGAATGTTCGGTGCGGATAGTCGTGTAATCCCACATCCATCGTCGGCCACACTGCCACCTAGTACATATTGTGCGACGTGGTTGCCATTCACAGTGTCCTGACTTCCTCGCTGTTGCCGAAATGTTGTGATAGGTGATGTGCCAGCCATGAATAGATGCCGGTTGTAGCTCGTCCTCGAAAGCAAGTCTCCGACACTTGGCCGGGCCGATATTAGACTCAGGCCTTGTAACCAATACAATCTCCCTTAAATGCGCACCGCACACTTCGCTCTCAGTAATAGACAAAAAGGCTACTTTGTCCAACCAACGTTCCAAATGACATGCGCAATATCTCGTGCTGTGTTGTACGTATCAATGACCCGTCCGACAAGTCCACCATCCCGGGCCGCCCATGAGTCGTCCCCTTCCTCATAGGGCATTAACATACCGGATTCTGTCCGTCGCATTCCTCCAGTGCTGCTTGTCGACTCGGTCATGGAGGATGCGGCGGCAGCGAGGTTGGTTGATGAAGATGTTCGCTTTGCGAGACCACTAGACGAGGACGTGCGCTTCAGTCCGGAGCCAGTGGAGGGTGtgttgcccttgcccttgcccatgGTAGGCATGTCATCGTCACTTTCGTCGTCCTCACTGTCGGAAGCGAATGAAAATCCACCCGATTTCTTCCCCTTCCCCTTTGTTTTAGAACAGGAGGTTTCATCGCCCTCCTCGTACTCATCGCCTCCCCGTTTGGTTGGTCTCAAAGTCTCCTGCGACGAAGAGGGTGTCAATGTCGGACTCCGATAACTGTGTCTCATGGCCGATGATGCATCGTCCTCCCCCTCGCAGCCTGTATACTTGAGGGTCGTCGAAGGTAATGGCGCAATAGTCTTCTCAGCCCCCGAGCTTCCGGTTCTACGAAGAACAGGtctcttcttcttgatcTTGGTACGCCTCATCATGAGAGCTTCGTTCTCCGAGTCACTGTCATCTACAGGACACATGTTGTCATCGTCGTCTCCCCTGACATCAAGAGCTATATACTGCTCGACCTCCTCTTTGAAATGTATGTGTTTTCTCTCGCCAGAGGGCGACTCAAGTCGGGATGAAGAACTGCTAGCAGCGTGACTTGACCCAGCAGTTCCTGGGCTAAGATTCCTAGAAGAAAGTGGCAAGGTAATGTAATCTGTCGCTGCTCTTTCCAGCCTCGGTCGGGCTGATGGCCTGAGCACgccttctttttgttgtGCCTGCACGGCAGCGGCTGCCTGTCTGACCAGAGAAGACGTCGATATCGACCTCTGAAGCATAACCTCCGACATGCTTCGCTTTTTGAGGATAGGCTTCTTGTCCGTGGTGGTCGATTTGGGCCTCTCACTCTGACGGCGTGAGATCTCGACTGGGTCGGACCTGCTGGAGGCCATCTGTAGAGGGCCATACAACCATGTCACGTCACAGTCCTTGAGCCTGTGCCCGAGTTAGAACGGACACAGCGCTCTTTCTGAGCTTCATAGGGGAGAGGGGATCGCTGTCGACTAAAGTACGCACCAATTAACAGATTCCGGGGATACCGTAGGCAAGTTGTTTTTTGCCTTCATCCACGTCCTCCACGAAGCATTCTCCAGGCGTGCCGAGTTTCCATACTCCTGCCGCCTGGCCACAACATACTTCCAAGATTCCCAAATATCCTCTTCTCTCCAGTTGTGGGAGAGATAGTCAACGTGCTGCTTAGGACGATGACTCATGGTAAGGTCATCATCGGCGTGTTCGGACGGGGTTATGGGGTGCGACGAGTCCTCCGTCGGGGTTGTATCGTCGTCGTTTATGCTGGACGTATCGCCAGTCCTTGGACTTGATGGTGCCTCCATGTCGTCCAGTTCGCTGGAAGAGTAGCCGGTGGTGACGCTGGTGCTGCTTGCATAGTTGGGTAGCGAGAAATCCGTGTCGTCTTCCGAGTCCGAGAAGATGGCCACTGACGTGGGTGATGTCGAGTGCTTCATGTGGTGGCTGTATGAGTCGGCTATGTGTGAGGCCGAGGTGGACTGGCGGAAGGGAGCTGAGGAATGTTGTGAGCCGAATTTGGGTTGTGAATGTGACCTCCTCAGACCTCCAGTCTGGAAATAACTGTTGTCGTCAGATTGCAGAACGACAGCCATGGTGAGCAAGGTCGAGCCAAGGGAGCGAGCGAGGTTGAAAGGTTGGATTGCTGCGTGCAATGTCGCAACGTCATGCGCGGTAGGTGCGGCAGCTTGGCTGGCTGCTCATGAGCGATTGATTGGGTGCAGCAGCGGTGTTATTTCCCCTCATAGAGTGCGTGTGGGTGAGTGGGTGAGTCGAGTTGAGTCGGTGGCACACTGTCGGTATGTATGAGAGAAGCAGTATCTCTCTGGTTTCTGGCCGTGTGCACAAaagatacctaggtatagGAAACCGTGATTTGTCGAGTCAAGGGAATTGAcggatgaaaatggggagggagCGTTGGTATAGTATAggagaggagaaaaaaaaccaaagccGTGCGGTGCGGGTGCGTGTGGTACCGCCGGTCTGGGGTCTGTCTCGTTTGCTCCAGGCGCTCCACCAAGATTTGTTCTGGATGTTCTTGGGTTTCTTGTGGGGTGCAGTCGGGAGGTAATGAGTGACTTTTGGTGGCCGGGGGGCGGGAGGGAATTTTTTTGGTCTTATTACACCACGACAAAGGCGGTGACGATGATGGGGTGTCCGGAAGGTTGGTCCCTGTTTCCCGGTGTGTGCTGGGGTCTGGGCGCAAGGGCGGGCTGGCTAGCTTCTTCCCTCTGTCCGTGCAATGTTGCAAGGGGGTGGTGGGGTTTTGATGGCGGCTTGCCCGGGTTTGTGGGTGCCTGGAACCCAGTGCCCTGGAACTTTTTAGGGAACAATTGCTGttgcaaaagaagaagcaaccAAAAGAGAGCAAGAAGCACACAAAAAAGGCAGCgtcaagagagagaaaagaaagaaagaatggATTGAAAGACCACAGATATTCTCGCCGGAAATGAGGATTGCTGTGATGCGACGGAAAGATATAGTTTGGGGGGGAAAGATAGGAAATAAATGGCGTTGAATCCAGACGGGGATTCAATTGATTGAATGAATAAATAAGATGATGATAAGAGCCTGCCCCAAGAGGTACCTACTGTACTTTGAGATGCAGATAGCAGCATGCATGAAATGGCAAGGACACAGGCCAGTGACCAAATAAAGATGGGTAGCTACATCAAAAGAGGAAAGAGGAAATAAGAGAGATCAAACCATTGAAGTAGATAGGTAACGTTTAGGTACGCCGGCTGTTTTTCGAAGCCTTTGTTGGTTGGTCGGTTTGTTTCTTGTGTTAGACCAACTCCCAGGGAGTAGCCGTAAGGAGCCAAGGGCGATCTACAAGTACAGTACTATTATAGAGTTACTATTGCAGACAGAGTAAGGCAAGTTACAGTTTggtgtgtctttttttttattgcggTTGACCCTGTCAGTGGAGATTGCAGAGTCTCCCCCGGACGGCACCTACAAAGTTCCAAAGTCAGATTTGATTTGGTTGGTTGTGCATTTCTGACGCTCCCTATCTTGGTGGCCCTTCCTGTCACAATTGCGAACCATAAAAAGAAGGGATGTTGCGTCGGTTTGAGGATGGATTACAGGGCCAAAGCCAAAACTAAACGGGCATAACGGGCGCGAGCAGTAGGGAAACTGGCCGAGTCAGGTGCGGGGGAGGAAAGAGGCACGCAGACTCCCGGGCTTACCACGCAAGATTTGAGAGCAATGGCGTCTTGGCCAAGCCAAGGCTCCTAGTTCTAGAAAACTATGATTATGAACAGGAACCATACATGCAAGCTTAGCTTCTACGAATAACTCTCATAACTGGCGGGAGGAAAAAAGAATGTAAAGAAGAACGAGCGGGTCAATCGCATACAATTACACGCAAAGCACAGCACCACCCCAAAACAAGGATGCAAATTGGTCAATGAGAACGCGTGAGAGGAATGCGCGAGACGGATTGGCCAAGGCAAAGCGACATCGCGCAGTACAACGTCGGTCAAGGccacagagaaaaaaaagaggtgtaGGTGTGCAACGTCCGGCTGTGAATGGGGGTGTGTGATGCGTGATGTGTGATGTGGTGCGTGGCAGCACAGGACCGCTGTACCAAGTCAGCGAGCAAAAGCCAGCGAGAGGCAGGGCGGTTGGAATGCTCCAGCCGGGCTCTTTCGTAATCGAGTTTACTGACCCGATTAGCGTTGCGGTGGGCAGATGTTTTAATTATTGTTTTACTATTTCCTTCTAGCCTGCGTCTCTGTGCCGCATTGCTGCCACTACTTCCTAATTCCGCGCAGGCCCATCATACAAACAAAGCTGATACGAATCAATTCCTCAGGTGGTAAATTATCCCAAAAAAGCGTTTACAGTACTCACGTGGGGAGAAGGCATGGGATGGGCGGCTGTCTCAGTTCCCCAGAACCGGGGTCCTCTCCTACCACACAGACTTTACCGTGTGAGGTTTGTTGGCTGAATTTAATTCGCAGTAGGCTTCAGCTCAAGGGAGCTATGGGAAGAGATAGATACGATACCCACTCGAGGTTCATTGCGGGCAACGCCAGGGATTGATAGGAAGTGGTCGGTACCAATATTTGGAGTCGCTCGCTCGAAGCTTGAATCTGCAGCACACCGTGTAATAATAACAGCATGGACGCCGAGACCAAGCCAAGCAGAGCGGAGGCACGCAGCCGGGGAAGCACGTTATCCAAACCCAAAGGCAAACAACTGTTTGATctgttggacgagcatagcAGCGGGGGGTGCGTGAGGTGGGTAACCAGACTAGCGCTCTAGAGATAAGTGCGTGCGTGCGTGTGCCATCTCGCGCCGTGCTTGATCGATCCCCACCCTTTTCCCCAAATCGAGTAAAATCAATCTAATGCAAGAGCTCATTCATTACCAGGAGAAGAAACAGCTACGAGATcagaataaaaaataaaacataaAAAGCAGGGCAGGCTATATATCGTTGCCGGACGACATACGAGGAAAATATCGGACGCCTAGAAAATCTATGACTATGTCAATTCGATCGAAAAATACAGTAAAGACGATGCACGCACCTGGGCCGAGATACCAAAGGCGAAACGAACGGACGGCGGCACAGCAGCATTGTCCTCTTACAATCAGAGCCCCAGTCAGATTTGCTTTGGAACCCCCGCGTCTACACAATTTTTACCGATATGCTAGTTTGTGTAACGTTTGCG
The Pyricularia oryzae 70-15 chromosome 1, whole genome shotgun sequence DNA segment above includes these coding regions:
- a CDS encoding RWD domain-containing protein, giving the protein MGREDQIEEREVLESIFPDEITDITETEFRISITLDIPEDDTESEPPVMLLTVQYPEAYPDVAPRLDLAAPQNSTSSHPYFNVSDDKETLLAGVEETINENLGMAMVFTVVSALKEAAEQLVVDRREAKAREQEEAALAAEREENKKFHGEPVNPESFMRWRAGFLKEMEEQRLREEEERLAELKKQKVKEPVKLTGKQLWQQGLVGKVVEDDDDDDAPVAEVEKLKVAA
- a CDS encoding TPR domain-containing protein, which encodes MAPTRPHNKKARSRQKNRSGADSANNARRTKQLLAEATALLEQGDVTSALRTAKDAVEAAPERLEAEARTLLGEVLLEVGDGEAARTQLLQAAEVDVEEDAGGVNLGARAEKYLWLAQLSEDGGADSVRWLERGAGVLRAALARVEERAVAAGLTDRQKTLVDEARRDLNRRLSSALCAVAEVYMTDLSWETDAEQRCEALITEATMLAPDLADAWQTVANVRISQGKPDEARTALTRSMDPWWSGEDDAAVPPFPTRVSLVRLLLEVEWEDRAIEVTERLIKEDDSSVEVLYLGGFGQFLIGEKLKAAAKDGVEDDWKTIWASARRWLKQCLTLFAAQEYEDDRLGQHAQELLGTLNKELGEAADDDDDDEDDGWEDDEDDEEGDGDKVMG